One segment of Mycolicibacterium sp. YH-1 DNA contains the following:
- a CDS encoding acyltransferase: protein MVQSQAVVADGWIPGFGVDATPVRTISASDTRGDRTASLTGLRAVAALLILGTHAAYGTGQLTHGYIGSLYAHLEVGVPVFFVLSGFLLFRPWVRAAANGTRSPSVSRYAHRRVRRVLPAYVVTVLVAFLLYEFRDAGPNPGHTWLGLLEHLTLTQIYEPVYFFVMHQGLTQTWSLAVEFAFYAALPFLAALLLRVLCKGAWRPGLLLLGLAGVAAITPVWLMLQNAGEWLPSSAGMWLPAHLLYFVGGMALAVLQAVGTRVNGLVVGALAVLSYLIVSTPIAGDVNFAQVTPWQPLVKSALYLTFACAVVAPLVLSGGSGYGRFLGVRPVVWLGEISYEIFLLHVIVMEVAMTTVLQWPAFTGSMPVLFAVTLAMTIPLAWLLHRWTRPI, encoded by the coding sequence ATGGTGCAGTCGCAGGCGGTCGTCGCGGACGGGTGGATACCCGGTTTCGGCGTTGACGCGACCCCCGTGCGCACGATCTCCGCCTCAGACACGCGTGGGGACCGCACGGCCTCGCTCACCGGACTGCGTGCGGTCGCCGCGCTGCTGATTCTCGGAACTCACGCCGCCTATGGCACGGGCCAGCTGACACATGGCTACATCGGGTCGCTCTACGCGCACTTGGAGGTGGGCGTCCCGGTCTTCTTCGTCCTGTCGGGATTCCTGTTGTTCCGCCCGTGGGTACGAGCCGCGGCGAACGGGACGCGGTCACCGTCGGTGAGCCGATACGCGCATCGCCGCGTGCGACGTGTCCTGCCGGCCTATGTCGTGACCGTGTTGGTGGCGTTCCTGCTGTACGAGTTCCGGGACGCCGGGCCCAATCCCGGCCACACGTGGCTGGGCCTGCTGGAGCATCTCACCCTGACCCAGATCTATGAGCCGGTCTACTTCTTCGTCATGCATCAGGGCCTGACCCAAACATGGAGCCTGGCCGTTGAATTCGCCTTCTATGCCGCGCTTCCGTTTCTCGCCGCGTTGTTGTTGAGGGTGCTCTGCAAGGGGGCTTGGCGGCCCGGGCTGCTACTGCTCGGCTTGGCCGGCGTGGCCGCGATCACGCCGGTGTGGCTGATGCTGCAGAACGCAGGCGAATGGCTACCCAGCTCGGCCGGCATGTGGCTGCCGGCCCATCTGCTGTACTTCGTCGGCGGAATGGCGTTGGCCGTGCTGCAGGCCGTCGGGACGCGGGTCAATGGGCTCGTCGTCGGTGCACTGGCGGTGCTCAGCTATCTGATCGTGTCGACGCCGATCGCTGGGGACGTCAACTTCGCGCAGGTCACCCCTTGGCAGCCGCTGGTGAAGTCGGCTCTCTACCTCACGTTCGCGTGTGCCGTCGTGGCCCCGCTGGTGCTCAGTGGCGGCAGCGGATACGGGCGATTCCTCGGCGTCCGTCCCGTCGTGTGGCTCGGCGAGATCTCCTACGAGATCTTCCTGCTGCACGTGATCGTGATGGAGGTCGCGATGACGACGGTGCTGCAGTGGCCGGCCTTCACCGGGTCCATGCCGGTGCTGTTCGCCGTCACGCTGGCGATGACGATTCCGCTGGCCTGGCTACTGCATCGTTGGACTCGACCTATCTGA
- a CDS encoding SDR family oxidoreductase — MPHGPARIILVTGASRGIGAEVARQLASADTHVIVNYRVKSQRAEAIAAAIRSAGGQASTLAADISDEAAAAAMMDSIAARFGRLDALILNASGGLQLGADPGYAMRLNRDAQRRLALLATPLMPAGGRIVFATSHQSHFFPHKAVPKGYSAVAASKRAGETALYAMRSEFDRAGVRLTVVSGDLVDGAASVAAAIANAATTPNPSGIVYVGGADYLMTA; from the coding sequence ATGCCACACGGACCTGCACGGATCATCTTGGTGACCGGCGCATCCAGAGGGATCGGCGCCGAGGTCGCGCGGCAGCTCGCCAGCGCCGACACCCACGTCATCGTGAACTACCGGGTGAAGTCCCAACGTGCGGAGGCCATTGCGGCGGCCATCCGCAGCGCAGGCGGCCAGGCGTCGACGCTGGCCGCCGATATCTCCGACGAGGCCGCTGCCGCGGCGATGATGGACTCCATCGCGGCGCGCTTCGGGCGATTGGACGCGCTGATCCTCAACGCATCCGGCGGCCTCCAACTGGGTGCTGACCCCGGTTACGCGATGCGCCTCAACCGCGATGCCCAGCGTCGCCTCGCACTGCTGGCCACGCCGCTGATGCCTGCCGGCGGTCGCATCGTCTTCGCCACCAGTCACCAGTCGCACTTCTTCCCGCACAAGGCGGTGCCAAAGGGTTACTCAGCCGTCGCGGCGAGCAAGCGCGCCGGCGAGACCGCCCTGTACGCGATGCGCTCGGAGTTCGACCGTGCCGGCGTCCGTCTCACCGTGGTGTCCGGCGATCTGGTCGACGGAGCGGCCAGCGTCGCGGCGGCCATCGCCAACGCCGCGACCACCCCGAACCCGTCTGGCATCGTCTACGTCGGCGGCGCCGACTACCTCATGACTGCCTGA
- a CDS encoding energy-coupling factor transporter transmembrane protein EcfT, which produces MTVLGVYQPGTSVLHRLPAGVKLVGLGALIALMSVLVDSPTALGVAAVGVLAVAATAGMRVKTIVAQLRPVLWVVVFIFGFQLLFTDWRRALVVCGTLLLAVSLAAVVTSSTRTTDMLAAMTRGMRPLARIGFPVEQVALGLALAIRSIPVMIETVRQVEEARRARGLRFSPRIVVAPVVVAALRIADGFAEALIARGLD; this is translated from the coding sequence ATGACGGTGCTCGGGGTGTATCAGCCGGGGACGTCGGTGCTGCATCGGCTGCCGGCCGGTGTCAAACTCGTCGGACTCGGCGCGCTGATCGCGCTCATGTCGGTCCTGGTCGATTCGCCCACTGCCCTCGGCGTGGCCGCCGTCGGCGTGCTCGCCGTCGCCGCAACCGCGGGTATGCGCGTCAAAACCATTGTCGCGCAGCTGCGTCCGGTGCTCTGGGTCGTCGTCTTCATCTTCGGCTTCCAGCTGCTGTTCACCGACTGGCGTCGTGCGCTGGTCGTGTGCGGAACCCTATTACTGGCGGTGTCTCTCGCGGCGGTTGTCACCTCGAGTACTCGGACGACGGACATGCTCGCCGCCATGACCAGGGGAATGCGACCGCTGGCCAGGATCGGTTTTCCGGTCGAGCAGGTGGCGCTCGGGCTCGCTCTCGCCATCCGGTCGATACCGGTGATGATCGAGACGGTGCGCCAGGTGGAGGAGGCCCGCCGCGCGAGAGGTCTACGGTTCTCGCCCCGGATCGTGGTCGCCCCCGTGGTCGTCGCGGCCCTGCGCATCGCCGACGGCTTCGCCGAGGCGCTTATCGCGCGGGGTCTGGACTGA
- a CDS encoding energy-coupling factor ABC transporter ATP-binding protein has protein sequence MDDDAAPDGPPEGIVFERVTHSFGERQVLRNVSLTLSERRIGVLGANGSGKSTLARMVNGLVLPDDGAVRVRGLDTRRSARKVRRNVGFVFTDPDRQILMPTVAEDIELSLSRHGLSRTERTDRTRRVLERFGLAGHADHPAHLLSGGQKQLLALAAVLVTEPRIVVADEPTTLLDLRNARMLRAAFATLDTQLIVVTHDLELIDDFDRVIVLDEGQVIADDVPSVALAAYRELMT, from the coding sequence ATGGATGACGACGCCGCCCCGGACGGCCCACCGGAGGGCATCGTCTTCGAGCGGGTGACGCACTCCTTCGGGGAACGCCAAGTCCTGCGGAACGTTTCGCTCACGTTGAGCGAGCGCCGGATCGGTGTGCTCGGCGCGAACGGAAGCGGCAAGTCGACCCTCGCGCGGATGGTCAACGGCCTGGTACTCCCCGACGATGGAGCGGTCCGCGTGCGTGGCCTGGACACCCGGCGATCGGCCCGCAAGGTCCGTCGCAACGTCGGCTTCGTCTTCACCGACCCCGACCGGCAGATCCTGATGCCGACGGTGGCCGAGGACATCGAGCTGTCGCTGTCACGTCACGGGCTGAGCCGGACCGAGCGCACCGACCGCACGCGGCGCGTGCTCGAGCGGTTCGGCCTCGCAGGCCACGCCGACCATCCGGCGCATCTGCTCTCGGGCGGCCAGAAGCAGCTCCTGGCGCTGGCCGCCGTGCTGGTCACCGAACCGCGCATCGTGGTCGCCGACGAACCGACCACGCTGCTCGACCTGCGCAACGCCCGGATGCTGCGTGCGGCATTCGCGACGCTGGACACGCAGCTCATCGTGGTGACCCATGACCTCGAGCTGATTGACGACTTCGATCGAGTGATCGTCCTCGATGAGGGGCAAGTTATCGCCGACGACGTGCCGTCGGTTGCGCTGGCGGCCTATCGAGAGCTCATGACATGA
- a CDS encoding biotin transporter BioY gives MDGKADPSPTEHDGQSRGRGAPGRFTVTPGDLTQAAVFAALIAALGLPGTITIGPSGVPITVQTLGVMLAGSILGPRKGALAVGLFAVLAIAGLPILAGARTGLVSLASPTAGFFVGWLPAVVVIGALSALMMPRYRVGWGIVINVVGGMVVIYTFGTLGLMIRTDLSWWAALSTNGIYVPGDIAKAVITAFVAAQVHRARPGLIAPWRRRRASAADG, from the coding sequence ATGGATGGCAAGGCGGACCCGTCGCCGACTGAGCACGACGGACAGTCGCGGGGACGGGGCGCGCCCGGACGGTTCACCGTGACACCGGGCGATCTCACGCAGGCAGCGGTGTTCGCCGCGCTCATCGCCGCACTGGGCCTGCCGGGGACCATCACCATCGGCCCGAGCGGGGTGCCGATTACCGTGCAGACCCTCGGGGTGATGCTGGCCGGATCGATCCTCGGCCCGCGTAAGGGGGCTCTGGCCGTCGGACTGTTCGCGGTTCTGGCCATCGCCGGTCTGCCCATCCTGGCCGGCGCTCGCACGGGGCTGGTGTCACTGGCCTCCCCGACGGCCGGGTTCTTCGTCGGCTGGCTGCCCGCTGTGGTGGTCATCGGCGCCCTGAGCGCGCTCATGATGCCGCGGTACCGGGTCGGATGGGGGATCGTGATCAACGTTGTCGGCGGCATGGTGGTGATCTACACGTTCGGCACCCTGGGTCTGATGATCCGCACCGACCTGTCCTGGTGGGCGGCGTTGTCGACGAACGGAATCTACGTGCCGGGAGATATCGCGAAGGCCGTCATCACGGCGTTTGTCGCCGCGCAGGTGCACCGTGCCCGGCCCGGCCTGATCGCCCCGTGGCGGCGGCGCCGCGCCAGTGCCGCCGATGGATGA
- a CDS encoding DinB family protein — protein sequence MPFSDTEPAWTADLRGRVDELIDEYRASLHGCVDGLSEDEARLRLVPSATTLLGLLKHVTYVEGVWFDQAISGRSYAEIGIASTPSGSFALAKSDTIASVQEAHRRRCEASRATMAELALDAMVDGRGDRPVWALALQVLRELAQHAGHADILREQVLARRTA from the coding sequence ATGCCGTTCTCAGACACCGAACCCGCCTGGACAGCGGACCTGCGCGGCCGCGTCGACGAGTTGATTGACGAGTATCGAGCGTCACTGCACGGATGCGTCGACGGGTTGAGTGAGGACGAGGCCCGGCTGCGGCTGGTGCCGTCGGCGACCACGCTGCTCGGTCTGCTCAAGCACGTGACCTACGTCGAGGGCGTGTGGTTCGACCAGGCCATCAGTGGCCGGTCCTACGCCGAGATCGGTATTGCAAGCACGCCCAGTGGGTCCTTCGCCCTCGCCAAGTCAGACACCATCGCCTCCGTCCAGGAAGCTCATCGCCGCCGGTGTGAGGCATCGCGCGCGACGATGGCCGAGCTAGCGCTCGACGCCATGGTTGACGGTCGCGGAGACCGACCGGTCTGGGCGCTTGCGCTGCAGGTGCTGCGGGAACTCGCGCAGCACGCCGGGCACGCCGACATCCTGCGTGAGCAGGTCCTGGCGAGACGTACCGCCTGA
- a CDS encoding polysaccharide deacetylase, translating into MSEIQWPDGKSAAAAFTFDVDAESAVLWNNEAVGARMSVMSHQAYGPLVGIPRILDLLERHQIASTFFVPGHTADRYPQAIRSIVAAGHEIAHHGYLHEQPTALTLEQEIDVIDRGLAALADVAGVRPTGYRAPMWDLSWRTPALLADRGFLYDSSLMDADHPYELAVTPGAERSLVEIPIQWALDDWEQYCFLPDISGSGLIESPRKARELWQLEFDGLRRVGGCWVLTNHPFLTGRTSRAAELDDLMRYVLEHDEVWTTTLGSIAEHVRTLGLSPRSITPPDVPR; encoded by the coding sequence ATGAGTGAAATACAGTGGCCCGACGGAAAGTCCGCGGCGGCGGCCTTCACCTTCGATGTCGACGCCGAGTCGGCGGTGCTGTGGAACAACGAGGCCGTCGGCGCCCGGATGAGCGTGATGAGCCACCAGGCCTACGGTCCGCTGGTCGGCATTCCCCGCATCCTGGATCTCCTTGAGCGGCACCAGATCGCGTCGACGTTCTTCGTGCCCGGTCACACCGCCGACCGCTACCCGCAGGCGATCCGCAGCATCGTCGCGGCTGGGCACGAGATCGCCCACCACGGGTATCTGCACGAGCAGCCCACCGCGCTGACCCTCGAGCAGGAGATCGACGTCATCGACCGGGGGCTGGCGGCGCTGGCCGATGTCGCCGGGGTGCGGCCCACCGGCTACCGGGCACCGATGTGGGACCTGTCGTGGCGCACACCCGCCCTGCTGGCCGACCGCGGCTTCCTCTACGACTCGAGCCTGATGGACGCGGACCACCCCTACGAGCTGGCGGTCACGCCGGGCGCCGAGCGGTCGCTCGTCGAGATCCCGATCCAGTGGGCGCTCGACGACTGGGAGCAGTACTGCTTCCTGCCCGACATCTCCGGCAGCGGGCTGATCGAGAGCCCGCGCAAGGCGCGCGAGCTGTGGCAACTGGAGTTCGACGGTCTGCGTCGGGTCGGCGGCTGCTGGGTGCTCACCAACCATCCGTTCCTGACCGGGCGGACGTCACGCGCCGCCGAGCTCGACGACCTGATGCGCTACGTGCTCGAGCATGACGAGGTGTGGACCACCACCCTCGGCTCCATCGCCGAACATGTTCGAACACTGGGGCTCTCGCCGCGCTCGATCACCCCGCCCGACGTGCCGCGCTGA
- the speB gene encoding agmatinase, with product MTEGKNVYSQPYVESAAGVLGQVDAQAVPRYAGFGTFARLPQRHEVGDYDIAVVGVPFDSGVTYRPGARFGPAAIRQASRLLKPYNPALDVSPFASAQVVDAGDIAANPFDITTAVEQIRDGILGLVTRPEQRFVLLGGDHTIALPALQAINQVHGPVALVHFDAHLDTWDTYFGAPCTHGTPFRRASEQGLLVKDRSAHVGIRGSLYDRADLLEDAELGFTVVHCRDIDRIGVDGVIERVLERVGEHPVYVSIDIDVLDPAFAPGTGTPEIGGMTSRELVAVLRAMRDLNIVGADVVEVAPAYDQAEVTAVAAANLAYELISMMVKA from the coding sequence ATGACGGAGGGAAAGAACGTGTACAGCCAACCGTATGTGGAGTCGGCGGCAGGAGTGCTGGGCCAGGTCGACGCGCAGGCAGTCCCGCGCTACGCGGGCTTCGGGACCTTCGCGCGGCTACCGCAGCGCCACGAGGTCGGCGACTACGACATCGCGGTGGTGGGGGTGCCCTTCGACAGCGGCGTGACCTACCGTCCGGGCGCACGCTTCGGGCCGGCCGCGATCCGTCAGGCCTCCCGGCTGCTGAAGCCGTACAACCCCGCGCTCGACGTATCGCCGTTCGCCTCTGCCCAGGTCGTCGACGCCGGCGACATCGCGGCCAACCCGTTCGACATCACCACCGCGGTCGAACAGATCCGCGACGGCATCCTGGGACTGGTCACCCGCCCCGAACAGCGCTTCGTGCTGCTCGGCGGTGATCACACCATCGCACTGCCCGCCCTGCAGGCCATCAATCAGGTGCACGGGCCGGTGGCGTTGGTGCACTTCGACGCTCACCTCGACACCTGGGACACGTACTTCGGGGCACCATGCACCCATGGCACGCCATTCCGGCGCGCCTCCGAGCAGGGGCTGTTGGTCAAGGACCGCTCCGCGCACGTCGGCATCCGCGGGTCGCTGTATGACCGTGCCGATCTCCTCGAGGACGCCGAACTCGGATTCACCGTGGTGCACTGCCGCGATATCGACCGCATCGGCGTCGACGGAGTCATCGAGCGCGTGCTCGAAAGAGTCGGCGAGCACCCGGTTTACGTGTCGATTGACATCGACGTCCTGGACCCGGCATTCGCGCCAGGGACTGGAACACCCGAGATCGGCGGTATGACCAGCCGCGAGTTGGTCGCGGTGCTGCGGGCGATGCGTGACCTGAACATCGTCGGTGCTGACGTCGTCGAGGTCGCACCGGCCTACGACCAGGCCGAGGTGACGGCTGTCGCCGCGGCGAACCTCGCCTATGAGCTGATCAGCATGATGGTGAAGGCATGA
- a CDS encoding SDR family NAD(P)-dependent oxidoreductase: MSTNLKGRVALVTGAAQGMGAAHARRLAAAGATVAVNDIRDSAQLQALADEIGGLTAPGDVSDAGECRRIADDVARVGGRLDILVANHAYMTMAPLADHDDTDWWKVVDTNLGGTFFLVQAVLPHMRAAGAGRIVVITSEWGVIGWPEATAYSAAKSGLISLVKTLGRELASEHITVNAVAPGVTDTPQLQVDADAAGIELAAMHQRYASSIPLGRIGSPDEVAAAVELLSDFDLESVVGQVISCNGGSTRSRA, encoded by the coding sequence ATGAGCACCAATCTGAAGGGGAGGGTCGCCCTGGTCACCGGCGCCGCGCAGGGTATGGGCGCCGCCCATGCCAGGCGACTGGCCGCTGCCGGGGCCACGGTGGCCGTCAACGACATCCGCGACAGCGCGCAACTGCAGGCGCTGGCCGACGAGATCGGCGGCCTCACCGCGCCGGGTGATGTGTCCGACGCGGGTGAGTGCCGGCGCATCGCCGATGACGTCGCGCGGGTGGGCGGCCGCCTCGACATTCTGGTGGCCAACCACGCCTACATGACCATGGCACCGCTGGCCGACCACGACGACACCGACTGGTGGAAGGTGGTCGACACCAACCTGGGTGGCACGTTCTTCCTGGTGCAGGCTGTCCTTCCGCACATGCGCGCCGCGGGCGCCGGGCGCATCGTGGTGATCACCAGCGAGTGGGGTGTCATCGGATGGCCTGAGGCGACGGCCTACTCGGCCGCGAAGTCGGGCCTGATCTCGTTGGTCAAGACACTGGGCCGCGAACTGGCCTCCGAGCACATCACCGTCAACGCCGTCGCGCCGGGAGTCACCGACACCCCGCAGTTGCAGGTGGACGCCGATGCCGCGGGTATCGAACTGGCCGCGATGCACCAGCGGTACGCGTCCTCGATCCCGCTGGGCCGCATCGGGTCTCCCGACGAGGTGGCCGCTGCGGTCGAGCTATTGTCCGACTTCGATCTGGAGTCGGTTGTCGGTCAGGTCATCTCGTGCAATGGCGGCTCGACACGGTCGAGAGCATGA
- a CDS encoding SDR family NAD(P)-dependent oxidoreductase, with amino-acid sequence MSEQPVALVTGGASGIGAAVVNALAGRGFAVGCLDLAGSSDTAEHTVAVDVSDATAVSAAVAQVRERLGPISAVVTSAGYYEMAPVTDISADAWRRMLRVHLGGLVNVARATLPDLIDRRGALVAVASELAVGGGDGDAHYAAAKGAILGMVRSLGAEVAGQGVRVNCVAPGPTDTPLLASDSPWRATEYLSTLPLRRLATPHEVARCVEYLLCDATFSVGEVVNVNSGAVI; translated from the coding sequence ATGAGTGAACAACCCGTAGCCCTGGTGACCGGTGGCGCAAGCGGTATCGGTGCGGCCGTCGTCAACGCGCTGGCCGGACGCGGGTTCGCCGTCGGCTGCCTCGACCTCGCCGGGTCTTCGGATACCGCGGAACACACTGTGGCCGTCGATGTCTCGGATGCCACAGCGGTCAGCGCCGCGGTGGCGCAGGTCCGCGAGAGGCTCGGGCCCATCAGCGCCGTCGTGACATCGGCGGGCTACTACGAGATGGCGCCGGTCACCGATATCAGCGCCGACGCGTGGCGCCGGATGCTGCGCGTTCATCTGGGTGGCCTGGTGAACGTGGCGCGGGCGACGCTGCCCGACCTCATCGACCGGCGTGGGGCGCTCGTCGCGGTGGCCAGCGAACTGGCCGTCGGCGGTGGTGACGGCGACGCGCACTACGCGGCGGCGAAGGGTGCGATTCTGGGAATGGTCAGAAGCCTCGGCGCTGAGGTCGCCGGGCAAGGTGTGCGGGTCAACTGCGTGGCACCGGGGCCAACCGACACGCCGCTCCTGGCGTCCGACTCGCCCTGGCGCGCAACCGAATACCTCTCGACGCTGCCACTACGGCGGCTGGCGACCCCGCATGAGGTCGCACGCTGCGTCGAATACCTGTTGTGCGATGCGACATTCAGCGTCGGCGAGGTCGTCAACGTCAACTCCGGAGCCGTCATATGA
- a CDS encoding APC family permease yields the protein MSSSVSTGEQSQQLRREFSLWSAFAFAFAFISPIVALYGIFGLALSAAGPSFWWGFLLVFGGQLLVALVFATLVSRWPLEGSIYQWSRRLLGTTYGWFAGWVYMWTLVIAMATVALGAAGFIANIFGMETPSGGTLAMIALVILLAGTGVNLVGRRALKIFMVGSIIAEVIGSFVLGTWLLLFHRQNSLSVLFTGGGPDMDTLAYLTGPFMLAVAFIGWSFVGFESAGSIAEEVHEPRRDLPKAVLFSLAFIALVVAYSSLAIILAIPDLGAVAEGAVSDPVYDTLTTALGHGVAKPVEVLFVIGFLASFLALQTSASRVIWAYARDGALPASATLVRLRGKARIPTVAILITTVVGSGLFLLSIVAGDIYSLMVNFTAGGFYLAFLFPLIGFLVALLRGAWTPAKFSLGRATLPVALVAVVWAALQFLNIAWPRAAFEQRYLDWSVWIGVAVLGVIGALLLASVRSRITGTSVVDDIEAQDEQADDRALANE from the coding sequence ATGTCGTCATCTGTCAGTACCGGGGAGCAGTCTCAGCAGCTGCGCCGCGAGTTCTCGTTGTGGTCGGCGTTCGCATTTGCGTTCGCCTTCATCTCGCCGATCGTTGCCCTTTACGGCATCTTCGGTCTGGCACTCTCGGCAGCGGGGCCCAGCTTCTGGTGGGGCTTCCTGTTGGTTTTCGGCGGCCAGCTCCTGGTTGCGCTGGTGTTCGCCACCCTGGTGTCGCGCTGGCCGCTGGAGGGTTCGATCTACCAGTGGTCACGCCGACTACTCGGCACGACCTACGGGTGGTTCGCCGGCTGGGTCTACATGTGGACGCTGGTGATCGCGATGGCCACCGTGGCGCTCGGCGCGGCGGGCTTCATCGCCAACATCTTCGGGATGGAGACGCCGTCGGGTGGCACGCTCGCGATGATCGCGTTGGTCATCCTGCTGGCCGGTACCGGGGTCAACCTGGTCGGCCGACGGGCGCTGAAGATCTTCATGGTCGGCAGCATCATCGCCGAGGTGATCGGGTCGTTCGTGCTGGGCACCTGGCTGCTGCTGTTCCACCGGCAGAACTCGCTCTCGGTGCTGTTCACCGGCGGTGGCCCGGACATGGACACCCTGGCGTATCTGACCGGTCCGTTCATGCTGGCGGTCGCCTTCATCGGCTGGTCGTTCGTCGGCTTCGAGAGTGCCGGCTCCATCGCCGAGGAAGTGCACGAGCCGCGCCGCGACCTGCCCAAGGCGGTGCTGTTCTCGCTGGCGTTCATCGCCCTGGTGGTGGCCTACTCCAGCCTGGCGATCATCCTGGCGATCCCGGATCTGGGCGCAGTGGCCGAGGGCGCGGTATCCGATCCGGTGTACGACACCCTCACCACCGCGCTGGGCCACGGCGTCGCGAAACCCGTTGAAGTGCTGTTCGTGATCGGCTTCCTGGCCAGCTTCCTGGCCCTGCAGACCTCGGCATCACGCGTCATCTGGGCCTACGCCCGCGACGGCGCACTGCCCGCATCGGCAACGCTGGTCCGGCTGCGCGGCAAGGCCCGCATCCCCACGGTGGCGATCCTGATCACCACGGTGGTCGGCAGCGGCCTGTTCCTGCTCAGCATCGTCGCCGGCGATATCTACTCGCTGATGGTCAACTTCACCGCAGGCGGCTTCTACCTGGCCTTCCTGTTCCCGCTGATCGGGTTCCTCGTGGCGCTGCTCCGCGGCGCCTGGACCCCCGCGAAGTTCTCGCTGGGCCGCGCGACGCTCCCGGTGGCTCTCGTGGCCGTGGTGTGGGCGGCGCTGCAGTTCCTCAACATCGCTTGGCCGCGCGCGGCTTTCGAGCAGCGCTACCTGGACTGGTCGGTCTGGATCGGCGTTGCGGTGCTGGGTGTGATCGGCGCGCTGCTGCTGGCGAGTGTTCGGTCGCGGATCACGGGTACCTCCGTGGTCGACGACATCGAAGCCCAGGACGAACAGGCCGACGATCGGGCGCTGGCCAATGAGTGA
- a CDS encoding PucR family transcriptional regulator has protein sequence MTPPPPGAPAEPAAAERPDTGAPTLRDVLDAPGLGLVASEGTQKNLDRAINWAHITEMRDPSRYLRGGELVCTVGITLQTPQDCQTFADALTKANAAGLCFGIGDGHDAVPAALLAACRRHDLPVLIAAPSVPFSKISRFVAEYELGAEIAVARATNALVPELLSSLRRHASARELLDTAGQILECYFLLEPHGTVDTLEHETPVVAVDVPGLGTLGWVGGGDEPEPALLDLIARFVRATQVQQDVEAALARERVGQLLSLVERRMLLPDALGQLLEWPGFAAGALTCSAWPAGAGALLSMAMPEALVGDAPDLCLMLTSETLEMAEDLSLPSGHSALVPLTEIGSAIGQARIALDLAQRRGRRVGPDQLSTLDSLLEQLPLAQLAPFRQQLIAPLAEMDRQRGTQHVRTLRAFLTANGSLSETARDLYLHTNTVRHRLARILELTGRDPLSHNDQAAFSIGLHAMDREAPA, from the coding sequence ATGACTCCGCCGCCACCCGGCGCCCCCGCGGAGCCCGCAGCGGCCGAACGCCCTGACACGGGCGCTCCCACCCTGCGCGACGTGCTCGACGCTCCGGGGTTGGGGCTCGTCGCCTCCGAGGGAACGCAGAAGAACCTCGACCGGGCGATCAACTGGGCGCACATCACCGAGATGCGGGACCCCTCGCGGTACCTGCGTGGAGGCGAGTTGGTCTGCACTGTCGGCATCACGCTGCAGACACCGCAGGACTGCCAGACGTTCGCCGACGCACTGACGAAGGCGAATGCGGCAGGCCTGTGCTTCGGGATTGGCGACGGTCACGACGCGGTGCCGGCGGCCCTGCTTGCCGCGTGCCGGCGTCACGACCTACCGGTACTGATCGCGGCGCCCAGCGTGCCGTTCAGCAAGATCAGTCGTTTCGTCGCCGAGTACGAACTCGGCGCGGAGATCGCCGTGGCGCGGGCGACGAACGCGCTGGTGCCGGAGCTGCTCTCATCTCTGCGGCGGCATGCGTCTGCTCGTGAGCTGCTGGATACCGCCGGCCAGATCCTGGAGTGTTACTTCCTCTTGGAGCCACACGGCACGGTGGACACGTTGGAGCACGAGACACCGGTGGTCGCGGTCGACGTGCCGGGTCTGGGCACCCTGGGGTGGGTAGGCGGTGGCGACGAACCGGAGCCGGCACTGCTCGACCTGATCGCGCGGTTCGTGCGCGCGACCCAGGTTCAGCAGGACGTCGAGGCAGCCCTGGCCCGCGAGCGCGTCGGTCAGCTGCTGTCCCTGGTCGAGCGGCGGATGCTGCTGCCCGACGCCCTGGGTCAGCTGCTGGAGTGGCCCGGATTCGCGGCGGGAGCGCTCACGTGCTCGGCGTGGCCGGCCGGCGCCGGAGCCCTGCTGTCGATGGCGATGCCCGAGGCATTGGTCGGCGATGCGCCCGACCTGTGCCTGATGCTGACCTCGGAGACGCTCGAGATGGCCGAGGACCTGTCCCTGCCGTCCGGGCACTCGGCGCTGGTGCCGCTGACGGAGATCGGTTCGGCCATCGGTCAGGCACGCATCGCGCTGGATCTGGCCCAGCGCCGCGGCCGCCGCGTCGGACCCGATCAGTTGAGCACTCTCGATAGCCTCCTCGAGCAGCTCCCCCTCGCCCAGCTCGCCCCCTTCAGACAGCAGCTGATCGCGCCGCTGGCGGAGATGGACCGTCAACGTGGCACTCAGCACGTGCGCACACTGCGAGCGTTCCTCACCGCGAACGGATCGTTGAGCGAGACGGCGCGGGATCTGTACCTGCACACCAACACGGTGCGACACCGGTTGGCGCGAATTCTCGAACTCACCGGACGAGATCCGTTGAGCCATAACGATCAGGCCGCGTTCTCCATAGGGCTGCATGCGATGGACCGCGAGGCACCCGCCTAG